From Cyprinus carpio isolate SPL01 chromosome A18, ASM1834038v1, whole genome shotgun sequence:
aagaagtctcattatgcagactgaatttatttgctcaaaaataccaGTTAAAAACGGTAATActggtaaaatatttttacaatttaaaataacagttttctgttttaaatttttttaaattaatttcttactgTGATGGTAAAGGGGAATTTTAGTAGttgttacttcagtcttcagtgtcacatgatccttcatgatCATTGTAATATGCAGAAATAGttctcaagaagcatttcttatattatcaaatgttgaaaacagttgtgctgcttaatgttttgtggTAATATTTTTaccaggattttttgatgaatggaaaaaaaagtgccccttgctaaataaaagtatttatttatatactgtaaagtactgattaataattttattttatttattttttatttattgggaaGCAACAGTACACATCCCTTGAGATATGTTTAAAAGAACGTATGGTTAACGTTTGATTGTGATGTACTTGGATTTGCATGCTTTACGGTGGAAAAAAACGACAGAGAGAGATATGATGGGTGGGGAGTGGAGAGAGGAAACCTTCCTCTATCTCCGAGAGCCTGATCACTGGCAGATCAGGAGCCCGCTTTCCAAGAGTGCCCCTCATTTTCAAATCTCTTATCGCACCTTTttaaagtatcacagtttcctaTTTTTACATGTCATTTGCATGCTGCTCATAAACACCTGGATGCTGTTTTTCTTGGAGGGATGTGTATGTGGAGATGTGTGCTGCTATTTGGTTTGGGTTCATATGTAGGAGTACATGTTGCGTAAGTGCGATTGGTTGGATGTTGTGCAAACGGAGGcctgaaaaaagagaaagatgggAAAAAAggatatgtgtgtgagagaggcgGGATGAGAGAAGGTTTCTGATTGTTATCGCCCTTCCTTTTTCTTCTCTGTATTTTTGGAGATTCACACACTGACCTCTTTGTTTGGGACAGTATGAACCCCTTTTCTACCCCCCTTTTGGGAAAGAAACCATTTCCTGTGGAAAGGAGATAGAGAGAGGGGTAGACAGAGGGATAGGATTGGGAGAAGGAGAAAGTAGAGGGGATGGAAAAGTGAAAAAGGGATGTGTGGAGAGATATGGAGAGGAATAGATAGCAAGAAGGAGATGGAGACAAAGAGCGTGGCGGAGCATGAAAAGAGGGATATGGACAGATGAGGAGAGGGATAAAGGTGGAGATAGTGGAGAAACAGGAACGGAGGAAGATAACGCTGgagtaaaaaacagaaaaatgagaaagaaagggagagagtaCACAGGTTCTGAAGAAACGTAATGTACAGTGAGCGCAGTGTTAGTTTTCGTTTTAGTCATAGTTCTTCTTATGACAAACGTGTTAAATGtagtcaatatttaattgttttgtgtcCGTTTTAGTCCATTGTACTCCGATTGAAGTGGTGTGTAATTTTAATCCACAAAAATAACATGTTAGGTCGATCAGGGCTGTGACTGATAAAAAGATCTTATGAACTTTCTGTTCACCAAAGTATCCTAAAACTATGTCTCtggacaaaaataataagcatcacaaaacttttttttcacttcttgCAAGTGTTGCATCACAGGATTACACATTGTAAGACACATACTGTCATATCTTGAGCAAACACCTTTTAAAACCTTGTTCCATGCTATCATAATGAGCATCAGCTTTAGTGTATTTGTACAGTTTAATTCGTTAAACATTAACATGTGAAGCATATGAAGTGTGCATTCCAGAGATGTATAAATGATTTCTAAGAGTGTCAGAAAGACCGGCCCGTCCTCTGACTGCCGGCAGATGAGTTCAGTCAATTTGATAGGTTTTAATTGGCTCTGTAAACCTGGATGGATTTGACTCGAGGGGTCATACTGTTGGGTCACTGAGAGATACGGTCCTGTTTCTCTCTTTAAAGGAGACGgcgaaagattttttttctccatgcagAAAGGAGATGTGCAAAATGAGAAACGAAAATAGTCCAAGAATCATTGCAAATTCAACTTTTATCAGAACGAGAGGAGAGTGTTTTTAAGAATGATAACACTGTGAGCTTGCACACACCAGGCTTGACTGTGGGGGTGTGGTTTAAGGTGTTGTGGTATGATGGTGGTGCACAAgtgcgtgtttgtgtgcatgGAAAGGTGCATCTACCTCTTTTCCTGATGGCGTGTGTTTGTaaggaggagggagggagggagggaaggagcTGGTTAATATCAGACCAAATAATTAGATTCGCTATCAGGGCGGCGGCAGCAGTGCGGGTATCAGGCAGATTAAAGCACGGTCGtcgtcattaatattcatgagggaGCAGGGCTCGGACGAGGGGGCTTAGACTGTTCCTCAAAGCTCCATACTCGGTGGGGCTTAAAGCACCACTCTCAAAGTAACCTAGTTCCTTGTGCATCAGGGGGTGGGGGGTATATTCACCAGCACCagggttacactctaaaacatgtGGCGTTCTTCCTTTATGATAGTCTTCTTTCTATTCTTCACGCTGTCTTTCAGCTATCCACACAGAGGTGGCATGACTACATGTTGCCTGCATTTTCAGGCTTGTTACAATAAGAATGCATCTTGTTTTCAAACTGTCAGTCATTTAGCATCTTTAACACTTGGTTTCAATTCAGGTATGATTTACAAATAGCATTGTTATATGATGTTCAGATACATTTAAGCAGGATGCAAAATTGACAAAAAGTGCCAAATTGTTGTAATGGGTTTTCCTcattggaaatgtaaaaaaatattggataccaaaggtttttttttttcctccagaaaatgcctttttttttttttttgcattaagatacacaattaacttttttctttctttttttttttttttttttttaaaatactgaaaaatgttgTTAGATAGCTTGAGATTTTCTCAATTTACTTGCCTTTGCCCGGTGCAATGCAAAAATGGTGTCttattaagtttttaattaatCTGTGTTGCAGATCAATGTcttaaaatgcatgaaacaagatcaatttacttaacgcaacactttttttttttaaatgtgttagatGTAAGTCTATTGTCTAGCTATACTAGATTTTTTTCAACAGAattgtttcataaaaataaaatcttaaaaagtaagtcttaatattttattcattgtttctccttgttttagatgatttaactgttaaattaaactaaaatacttgctatgaatagattttttttgaagtGCAGAGGTAAAAGTTCATTTTGGATgatacatttatgttgttttctttgttgttatTCAATAAAAAGTACTTcatattgtcaaaaaaaatcatgaaataaacacaaaccaCCAATCACTAACACTAAAGAACGACTTCATGATATTGCACAAGACTGAACGGGTCTGGATTGTACACAAGGAACGTGCAATTTTCCACATCTGTCACCACACAAGGAAAAATGTTTGCTTTCCAAGATAAACACTGATGATGAAATTTCCCCCAATGTAAGGGAAGTTTGAAGATATTCAAGTCACAACTGAAGTTACCTTTTGTAGTCTGGAATCACTCATGCCACTTAATTCAGATGATCATTCTTGCAATTCCTACAAAAATTATCATtggaaaaaaacaatgatttggaAGAAAATCCTGTGCTgtgatatgaccaaaactttgggCCTCATGAAATATTGGTCTTTTTCTGCTAGATCTTGTGGTTCTTTTTTGCACAAGTGATGCATCTAGTCACCTgtcttttatttatacataaaaaaataattaccccGCTCTGATTGTCTTGATTGTTTTGAACCGGTTCTTGTTCGCTATTGACCATCTACATCTTCACTTACACCTCGTGCGCATCTGCACATGcggatctgtctgtgtgtcaatatgtgtgtgtgtttaattagagagCGCGTTTGTCTGGAAGTGTTTTGTCAAAGGCGAGGGCTGACCAGGCTGCCCTCTCCTTTTGTGAAGCTTAAAGTCGAGTCGTGTTAAATGAGTCTGAAACAAATTAGCAGAAGCACGCAGCACTTATGCCACAGACGGCTCCAGCATTGggtttcaaattaaaacaaaaggagcACTATCTCCTTATCAGCACTAGTTCCCCATGAAATACAATACGGCTGTATCTTCAGGCAAGAACAGACAGAATTAGAAAGAAACCCTTCAGCTGTCCTCCTCTGCGGCCCCATCACTTCCCCTCGTCCCTCTCGACTGGTGGCTTTTTATCCTCTTTTACACAGTTGAActaatgtcttttcattttctcCTGTCTTTAAAGTTGATTTGGTAGCATGTCAGGGATAGAAGGACTAGTCTCCCCAAGGGCAAGTCTTTAACTTAGTATAGCTGAGTGAATGAAGGAGAGTGGGGAAGCTTTTCTTAAATATGAGGGTTATTTTTGAAATGCTGCCACCTAGTGGAATGGATCAGTCACTCAATTTTGTGAATTTCAGCCTGAAAATCAAcctttcagtttatatatatatagcctgttATCAGAACCATACAAtgcctttattatgattttattgtcaGTCATTCTGCAGTTCATTGTGAGAATTTCTGTTAAATCTGACGTTGAAACGGGTGCGTTTCCCATTAAACCTGTTAACGTATGCTTCAGCTAAACATTGAAACGATTGTGTGGAAAAGTCCAGGTGTGTTTATTCAGATATTTGCCAGCTTGCAATACACACTTCCACCTTTGCATACTTTGCTGTACCGTGTGATATCCCCTTTCCAACCTTCAGGTTTTCTTGGGGGTTTTcctgtttttttggggggtttttttttctctttttaatcttttcttaCTCCTTGCATCCTTCTGCCCAGTCCCCTATAGTAGGATGTCTTTGTCTTTATCTTTACCCTTTTAATGTCTGTGGTTAGAAGCGAAATTATTAAGAACGTTGGTCAGGAAGTCTAGTTCTGGTTATATGATATTGAAAGTTAAAAGAGGCATGGTGGATGCTGAATTTTAATGGCACAGTATCAGGAAGAAGGGATTAAATGTGAATGTgctttttgtgtttctttgaacATAACATAAAGCCATTTAAGCTGGAAAAAAATTTCACAGTGTCTCTCACAGATAAACAGGGGTTTGTCTCTCGGAAAGTGCAATTCAAAAGCAGTTTTGTAGTGAATAGACAGCATAAATTGAATGGGAACAGAGGACCTCAAGCCGAAAGATTAGTAGTGGTCAACCAATAAGGGTTTTCAAGTGGTTAAAGTGTTACTAATATCTGCTTTAAAGGCTTTAAGTTTTCATCTCAAAGTGaaaattttataacaaaaaaaattattacagaagatattttagattacatttttttttgtggtttttattttgaaagtttttgtttctttacCACATTCTGTGAATgtgaaattgcattttataacAAAACTTTTAATATAATAGTGTCTTTTGTATAACCTCTGTGTTAGATCtgctggatgtgttttttttaaattgcacggCTGACCTTTGTTTCTCTTTCcacttgtgtgtttttagagGCCTGTATTGTCTGTGGAGTGTGAGGAGGCAGACTGCTGGCTCAAAAGGATTCCTGTGACCTCAAGCCCCACCGAGTCAAACTGCATCATCTACAGTCAGGGTACAACACCAAAACACTCCCACATGTACTGTACCTCTCACATTCACTTCAGTGTCAGATGGAGAGTCTAACAGTGACTGTTTGTTTTACAGGAGGAGTGTTATTCTGCAAGCTGACGCAGGAGCTGTCCAGTGGTGATGCACTTCTGGCAACGCTGTCCTGCTCCACCACAGATCAGTCAGCGGTGACTCAGACCCAGAGTGTGCGGGTGAAGGAGGAGCCTGCGTACCCCGCTGCTCTGCACTCTGAGATCCAGCTCCTCCCTCAGCAGGCTGGCATGGCTGCCATCTTAGCAACTGCTGTCGTAAATAGTGAGTCACTGCTTACTGATAAACGCATCATGTCTACACAGTTTCATGGATTTTTTGAGTGGGTTTACATCTGTGATTATTGATGTTGGGCCTTGTTTGTGCATATGGGCATAAATCATGACGCATAATacttaatagttaaaaaaaaaactcccgaAAGAATGTTGTGACAAAAAGTTCTTATCACAGTTCTGCGTCCACAAAACGTACCATGATTACAAAATTTTTTAGACACTCGAACAtgccaatatttttttaatactgttatAATGGAGATGTTCCCCATGATCATAACATATGGAACCATTTATATACCATGGAGTATGAATATAGTAATCTTTCAGTAGCAATGTGTACATATGTAAAATACCTTGTTATTTATAAGTTTGGGTGTCAGTTAGATTATTTTCTTCTTTGTAAGttagaagttaatacttttattcagcaaggatgcattaaattgttcagaagtgacaaatcttttgtaaaagtatgtaattgtaaaaaggctttaccattttaaatgctaatcattttgaattttctattcatcaaataatgatTGTCCACAAaagtatcaagcagcataactggtttaaagttttttgttatatatatatatatatattataacagcagttattttaaattgtaattatatttttactgtatttttaatgcagcCTACATGTTATACATTCTTACATAATCATTGACTAATATAGTTTTGTATGTTgcttaaatgttaattaaaagaaCTTTTAATTCTTTGAAAGACAAAATTTGAACATGCGTGTAGGATacatatttgtttgcattttttaaagttGCTAGATGTTGCAAAAAGCATTTAGAATGAAAAAGACCTTATTTCAGCCaacaaacaaaagatttttttcaagtttgcaATTCCATAGTATTTTAACATGGAGACACCTTTAACCTTTAAGTTGCTTGTCATTCATGGCCATCGTCAGTAGGTGGCAGTGTTGTGTCAGTTCCAACTGCTGTAGAGTTAATTGACTGGTACAGCCCTCTCCACTATATCTGCTAAACTGCATGAAGAGTGGGAGTGGACACGGACATGCCATGATGAAGACATGAATAATCACTGTAAATAAGGCTAAAGCGTAAGACATGATCAGCCCAACTTTGTGCTTCACACTGCATTAGCTGGGCTGCAAGTAGACAGATAATTGAGATATGACGGTCGGTGTCAAATATAGCCTGTTCAGCATGTACCCTGATTGTGTGCACACACAATTAACACACTTCACAAACTTGCTGTGCCTGTTGCCGTGGAGATGATGGAACAATTCTGATGGCCTTCtgatttattattgtgtgtgtattatgtttgtgtgtggttatatatacagtgggtgCATTACTAAACATTGAACATCCCACATATAATTAAAAGTGTATCAGTTACAATGGAATAAATAATatcagaaaaaaacttttattattgtcTGTTAAGTAATAGTTCTCTaactaattaaagttttttttggatttgtataaTCCATGAATTGCCAGTACACACCAAGCACAAAAATATGCAACACCATGTAATGAGTGGATATCCTTCTCTAAACATCCCCTGTGATAACTCATTATCCTTTCAagatataaatagttttttagcattattttaacttgttgtattttgtgtgtttgtgtgtgcagaagACATTTTCCCTTGCAAAGACTGTGGGATATGGTACAGAAGTGAGAGAAATCTCCAGGCCCATCTTATGTACTACTGCGCAAGCCGACAGAAGCAGCAGACCTCGGCCTCTCCTCCACAGGACAAGCCTAAGGATTCATACCCTAACGAGAGGCTGTGTCCATTCCCACAGTGTAACAAAAGCTGCCCCAGTGCAAGCTCTTTGGAGATCCACATGAGAACACACAGTGGTGAGACACTTTTCTcaccgtttctttttttttttttttttttttgaaatgggCACACTTGCATTAATAACTGTGTTATAGTGAATTATCTGTTTTGTCAGATTTGTAAGTATGTCTTTGTCTCTTAATGTGTCTCCAGTAGAGCGTCcgtttgtgtgtttgatttgcCTGTCATCTTTCACCACTAAGGCGAACTGTGAGCGGCACTTGAAGGTTCACACAGACTCGCTGAATGGTGTGTGTCACGGCTGTGGTTTCATCTCCACAACACGAGACATACTGTATAGCCACCTGGTCACCAGTCACATGGTTTGCCAGCCTGGTTCTCACAGTGAGGTGTACTCACCCAAACTGCCTCTGGCTGCAGGTAACAGCTCTAATATCAGATCACAAACAAATCCAGTACATACTTAGTCTCGATGCTGCATATTAGTTCCTCATACTTTTTAGcaattctttaaattaattttttttaatgaaatttctcAAGCATGTTAGTTTAGAAAAATGGATTTAGAaagatatatttcaaaataagtgaatatattttattaatacaacaGTTTGTTTAAATCATGTCAATAACTCAAAAACATGTTTAGACATTACTTCAAGGCTACATCCTGTCTCTAAAACTATGTCCGAACTATTCATCAGGTCTGTTGaccttttaaataacattatagaCATAAGTATTATTAATCACGAGATTTAAAGAAGTCGTCCTGTATTTGAGTGtctgtcatttatttctttgtgaCAGGCTTGAGTCCAGGAGACTCTGGCATTGTTCTGAAATGTCAAGTGTGCGGCTACTCCGCCGACACACCTGCCCTACTACAAcagcatgtacacacacacctgGAAGTGAGGGTTCCGGCAGAGAGGAGCCCTGCACCTCGCAAGAGCAGTCCTCCTTCCTCTGAGCTTCCAGAGCTGCAAGAGACGGAGCCTGCTGCCTGCGTGCCGCGACCAGACTCCTCCAGCCCAGGAGCCAATGGGAGCTCAGCCTCTCAAGGCTGCAGTCCCCTCAACCAGCTCAATATCAAAGAGGAGCCACGTTCAGACTATGAAAATGACTCAAAGGAAGAAGAACAGGCGGGTAGTCCTGAAGGAAATGCTGTGGAGGCAAGCTCATCTCAGTCTACTTCACCTAAGAGCCCCACGGTGGTGGCGGTTAAGACGGAGCCAGCCAGTCCAACTCCAGGTTCCAGTCCCGTACACCCTGGAATGGGCGGTTCTGTTCTCCCTGGAGGTGCAATGTTTCTACCACAGTACATGTTCAATTCCGAGGCTGCCATAATGCCACAAGCATCTGAGATCCTGGCTAAGATGTCTGAGATGGTACACAGTAGGCTTAAACAGGGACAGGGACTGGCAGCTGGACAGCAGAGCTTCTACCCACCAGGCTCTCCTGCTAGCGTTCACAAAGGAGCCACGTGCTTTGAATGTGACATCACcttcaacaacatcaacaacttCTATGTCCACAAGAGGCTTTACTGCTCCGGCAGGCATCAGCAAGGTGAGGCAGCAGGCCCGATGAAGGAAGGGGCGGTCACAGCAGCTGCTCCGGCTGCCATTCACGCTGCTTCACCCCAGGCCAGACCAGTCAGCCGCGCAGCTTCGGCCTCTCCTAGCTACCCTGACCCTGCCCCAAGAGGCACAGCCTTAGAGCCCAAGTTAGTGGAGGTGAAAACTGAGGATCCAGGGCAGAAAGAGGCCACCTGCTCGTCATCCTCAGAGGGAGAGGGACCTGGAGGAGGGCAGGCCAGTGAGGGTAGTCAAAGTCCTAGTGGCTCCACTGAAGACCCAGACGATGATCCCACTCGCACCTTCTGCCAGGCCTGCAACATCCGATTCAGCCGCCACGAGAACTACACTGTCCACAAGCGATTCTACTGCGCCTCGAGACATGATCCCTCCATCCAGAGGCCCAATTCTGGTAAGACCGCCTTCCTTCCCCAACCTATCCGCACACGCAAGCGCAAGAAGATGTACGAGATCCACATGGCTCAAACTGAGGCTTTGGCCAATGCCACTGCTTTGCCGTCAGCAACAAGTCTGGCGGTGAAACAAGAGGGCTCTTCCCTTCCTCCATTGCCCCAAGTATCCACTCCAACACGCAGCTCAAGTCCTGAAGTTGACGGACCCATCGACTTGAGTAAAAGACCCAGACTAAGAGAAAGCCAGAGAGGGGGCAGTGTTCCCGCTCTGCCCCTTACTGACTACCACAAGTGCACCGCCTGCAGCATTAGCTTCAATAGCATCGAGAACTACCTAGCCCACAAGACCTACTACTGCCCTGCAACTACCCAGCAACCGCACACTATGGAACAGCTTAACCGGTTGAAGAGACCTGCTTCCACCTCACCAAAGAACCGTGCTGTCGACTTGCCCCCTGATGCCAAAGGGCTTCAGACAGGTAAAACCGCAGCGGTTCTGCATTCATCCGCCCTACCTGGCTCTGAATCCACTCCTCCACATGTGCAGGGACCAAAGACACCCAGCACTTCCCCAGTAGTGTGTCCTTACTGCCCTCCCAACAGACCGCTGACCTGTAATCTGAtggagcattttaaaatgactcaTGGTCTGGTGCTCACACTACAACAACATTCGGAGATGCAGTCCTCTGGAGTCAGTCCTAGTCCCAGCCTTAGCCCACGGGAAGGAGCTCCTCTCACCCCACCTAAAAAACCAAGCCCTCTGCACCGTAAGGACAGTGTGAATGGCCGGAGCATCAAGGTGGAAGCAACATCTCCTTCCTCACCTGTGCTTAATGGAAGTCCGCTAGAAACCCAGTCCGTGGGGTCTGGTTCTCCAAAAACCACACCCCCTGCCCACTCCCCTACAGGAGTAACTGTGTCACCTGTGCCTGAAATGTTAAGAGAGGTGAGGCAGCTAGGCCACACCCCATTACCTACACTCCTCCCTGAAAAGGCAGGCCTTGCTGTAAGCCATGTCCACACAACTCTGTCCACGCCTAAAACACCCCTCGCCTCTCCTCTGCAGAACGGGAACACCCGCTACTGCCGGCTGTGCAACATCAAATTCAGCAGCCTCTCcacattcattgcacacaaaaaatACTACTGTTCCTCTCACAGTGCCGAACATGTCAAGTGAGCCCTCTACCTAGTCAATTCTGCCATTCCTCTTATGCATAGAAGTGCCAATCATGGCACTGCCGACCTGATCCGGACAGAGCATGATAGTGGGACTGTTACTAGCCAGATATGGACGTCTCCATACCGACCATGTTATCTGGTGTTGTTACTATGGTAACTTATTACACGTTATGGGTCAAGTTTGTATTACACTAAGAGATGAGACTACCTGCACACAGATTGTGCCCCACTGACCTATTCCCTCATCCATGCAGACTTCTTTCATCTGTGAGTTTATAAATCTGCTGATGGAAAGTGACATCTTGCCCTATAATTTGctttgaaaatgctgttttaatcactcctatgtttttatgtttatttgaatcAATGATGGCATTGTATATTTGTAAAAGATTGTTTGACTgagccatttttgtttttttttgttttttttttgattgtttgtttttggttatttcTGATAGttggtgtatttattttgtttatgtttttttttgtaaattgactGGAtaggagagaagagaaaaaaaaatggagtacAAACTGAGTAACCCAAAATTTGTGTCACCTGGTTACCAGTTCAAGATGAAAgtttttgaatgataaaaaaaaaaaaaatgtgaagaaacTTTATCATCTGTCATCCTCATGCATTTCATGCGAGTTAAATATAGTACCttgtttcttttgaaagaaatactttgttttggttttcataCTGTCAAAAGGAACCATTTTAATCTTCCGTGTGGTGTTTTTCTCGGTTCTTGCATATGAAAATGTGTCatatttgaatttttgcattgaTCATTGGGACTTGAGAGGAAATTCTGTAAGTGCTGGTCTAGTAAGGGAGAAGATGGCACACATGGCTCATGGCTCCCAGACAGACATTTTCCATCAGATGGATGTGTGTTACGGATCTAAGGACTGTCTTGGGGTTTTAGGGTATGGATTTCTAacagtgtaaaatgtttgttgtgtCTAGTCACCAGCTCACCTTG
This genomic window contains:
- the LOC109110023 gene encoding zinc finger protein ZFPM1-like isoform X4, with translation MSRRKQSKPRQIKHDLMLSGSADDFKVLALRDLSDDTVWGPFSGSIQSGETTDGPANERPVLSVECEEADCWLKRIPVTSSPTESNCIIYSQGGVLFCKLTQELSSGDALLATLSCSTTDQSAVTQTQSVRVKEEPAYPAALHSEIQLLPQQAGMAAILATAVVNKDIFPCKDCGIWYRSERNLQAHLMYYCASRQKQQTSASPPQDKPKDSYPNERLCPFPQCNKSCPSASSLEIHMRTHSVERPFVCLICLSSFTTKANCERHLKVHTDSLNGVCHGCGFISTTRDILYSHLVTSHMVCQPGSHSEVYSPKLPLAAGLSPGDSGIVLKCQVCGYSADTPALLQQHVHTHLEVRVPAERSPAPRKSSPPSSELPELQETEPAACVPRPDSSSPGANGSSASQGCSPLNQLNIKEEPRSDYENDSKEEEQAGSPEGNAVEASSSQSTSPKSPTVVAVKTEPASPTPGSSPVHPGMGGSVLPGGAMFLPQYMFNSEAAIMPQASEILAKMSEMVHSRLKQGQGLAAGQQSFYPPGSPASVHKGATCFECDITFNNINNFYVHKRLYCSGRHQQGEAAGPMKEGAVTAAAPAAIHAASPQARPVSRAASASPSYPDPAPRGTALEPKLVEVKTEDPGQKEATCSSSSEGEGPGGGQASEGSQSPSGSTEDPDDDPTRTFCQACNIRFSRHENYTVHKRFYCASRHDPSIQRPNSGKTAFLPQPIRTRKRKKMYEIHMAQTEALANATALPSATSLAVKQEGSSLPPLPQVSTPTRSSSPEVDGPIDLSKRPRLRESQRGGSVPALPLTDYHKCTACSISFNSIENYLAHKTYYCPATTQQPHTMEQLNRLKRPASTSPKNRAVDLPPDAKGLQTGKTAAVLHSSALPGSESTPPHVQGPKTPSTSPVVCPYCPPNRPLTCNLMEHFKMTHGLVLTLQQHSEMQSSGVSPSPSLSPREGAPLTPPKKPSPLHRKDSVNGRSIKVEATSPSSPVLNGSPLETQSVGSGSPKTTPPAHSPTGVTVSPVPEMLREVRQLGHTPLPTLLPEKAGLAVSHVHTTLSTPKTPLASPLQNGNTRYCRLCNIKFSSLSTFIAHKKYYCSSHSAEHVK
- the LOC109110023 gene encoding zinc finger protein ZFPM1-like isoform X3, whose translation is MSGEEGGASDQEDSAECDGSSPPSFTPLYNEEPRMHESSSVPDEGGEDEKGPKHCAEDEEEEMADGEGEPQWNGPDDLMLSGSADDFKVLALRDLSDDTVWGPFSGSIQSGETTDGPANERPVLSVECEEADCWLKRIPVTSSPTESNCIIYSQGGVLFCKLTQELSSGDALLATLSCSTTDQSAVTQTQSVRVKEEPAYPAALHSEIQLLPQQAGMAAILATAVVNKDIFPCKDCGIWYRSERNLQAHLMYYCASRQKQQTSASPPQDKPKDSYPNERLCPFPQCNKSCPSASSLEIHMRTHSVERPFVCLICLSSFTTKANCERHLKVHTDSLNGVCHGCGFISTTRDILYSHLVTSHMVCQPGSHSEVYSPKLPLAAGLSPGDSGIVLKCQVCGYSADTPALLQQHVHTHLEVRVPAERSPAPRKSSPPSSELPELQETEPAACVPRPDSSSPGANGSSASQGCSPLNQLNIKEEPRSDYENDSKEEEQAGSPEGNAVEASSSQSTSPKSPTVVAVKTEPASPTPGSSPVHPGMGGSVLPGGAMFLPQYMFNSEAAIMPQASEILAKMSEMVHSRLKQGQGLAAGQQSFYPPGSPASVHKGATCFECDITFNNINNFYVHKRLYCSGRHQQGEAAGPMKEGAVTAAAPAAIHAASPQARPVSRAASASPSYPDPAPRGTALEPKLVEVKTEDPGQKEATCSSSSEGEGPGGGQASEGSQSPSGSTEDPDDDPTRTFCQACNIRFSRHENYTVHKRFYCASRHDPSIQRPNSGKTAFLPQPIRTRKRKKMYEIHMAQTEALANATALPSATSLAVKQEGSSLPPLPQVSTPTRSSSPEVDGPIDLSKRPRLRESQRGGSVPALPLTDYHKCTACSISFNSIENYLAHKTYYCPATTQQPHTMEQLNRLKRPASTSPKNRAVDLPPDAKGLQTGKTAAVLHSSALPGSESTPPHVQGPKTPSTSPVVCPYCPPNRPLTCNLMEHFKMTHGLVLTLQQHSEMQSSGVSPSPSLSPREGAPLTPPKKPSPLHRKDSVNGRSIKVEATSPSSPVLNGSPLETQSVGSGSPKTTPPAHSPTGVTVSPVPEMLREVRQLGHTPLPTLLPEKAGLAVSHVHTTLSTPKTPLASPLQNGNTRYCRLCNIKFSSLSTFIAHKKYYCSSHSAEHVK
- the LOC109110023 gene encoding zinc finger protein ZFPM1-like isoform X1, with the translated sequence MSRRKQSKPRQIKRSIGDLNGGEDPSDDVSMSGEEGGASDQEDSAECDGSSPPSFTPLYNEEPRMHESSSVPDEGGEDEKGPKHCAEDEEEEMADGEGEPQWNGPDDLMLSGSADDFKVLALRDLSDDTVWGPFSGSIQSGETTDGPANERPVLSVECEEADCWLKRIPVTSSPTESNCIIYSQGGVLFCKLTQELSSGDALLATLSCSTTDQSAVTQTQSVRVKEEPAYPAALHSEIQLLPQQAGMAAILATAVVNKDIFPCKDCGIWYRSERNLQAHLMYYCASRQKQQTSASPPQDKPKDSYPNERLCPFPQCNKSCPSASSLEIHMRTHSVERPFVCLICLSSFTTKANCERHLKVHTDSLNGVCHGCGFISTTRDILYSHLVTSHMVCQPGSHSEVYSPKLPLAAGLSPGDSGIVLKCQVCGYSADTPALLQQHVHTHLEVRVPAERSPAPRKSSPPSSELPELQETEPAACVPRPDSSSPGANGSSASQGCSPLNQLNIKEEPRSDYENDSKEEEQAGSPEGNAVEASSSQSTSPKSPTVVAVKTEPASPTPGSSPVHPGMGGSVLPGGAMFLPQYMFNSEAAIMPQASEILAKMSEMVHSRLKQGQGLAAGQQSFYPPGSPASVHKGATCFECDITFNNINNFYVHKRLYCSGRHQQGEAAGPMKEGAVTAAAPAAIHAASPQARPVSRAASASPSYPDPAPRGTALEPKLVEVKTEDPGQKEATCSSSSEGEGPGGGQASEGSQSPSGSTEDPDDDPTRTFCQACNIRFSRHENYTVHKRFYCASRHDPSIQRPNSGKTAFLPQPIRTRKRKKMYEIHMAQTEALANATALPSATSLAVKQEGSSLPPLPQVSTPTRSSSPEVDGPIDLSKRPRLRESQRGGSVPALPLTDYHKCTACSISFNSIENYLAHKTYYCPATTQQPHTMEQLNRLKRPASTSPKNRAVDLPPDAKGLQTGKTAAVLHSSALPGSESTPPHVQGPKTPSTSPVVCPYCPPNRPLTCNLMEHFKMTHGLVLTLQQHSEMQSSGVSPSPSLSPREGAPLTPPKKPSPLHRKDSVNGRSIKVEATSPSSPVLNGSPLETQSVGSGSPKTTPPAHSPTGVTVSPVPEMLREVRQLGHTPLPTLLPEKAGLAVSHVHTTLSTPKTPLASPLQNGNTRYCRLCNIKFSSLSTFIAHKKYYCSSHSAEHVK